A genome region from Thermodesulfobacteriota bacterium includes the following:
- a CDS encoding oxidoreductase translates to MDKKKLQIALYWGAACGGCDVAVLDTNEFILDVAAACDIRMWPIAADGKYKDIEAMADGELDLAIFNGAIRTSENEHIAKLLRKKSKTMVAFGSCAHLGGIPAMANQFNKEEIFEKAYLKNPSIQEGNAAVPTPHTRVEAGELEIPVFYKRVYKLDDIVDVDYYLPGCPPAPEQVKAVLKLIVSGGPLPAKGSVVGASDRALCDDCQRKKEEKMVKQFHRPWQILQDPERCLMEQGILCAGSATRSGCGVRCPNSNMPCRGCYGPLPGVVDQGAKILSAVSSIIDSKDPAEIEKILEGIQDITGYAYRFGMAASLLQRSVR, encoded by the coding sequence ATGGATAAGAAGAAGCTTCAGATCGCGCTTTACTGGGGTGCGGCGTGCGGAGGCTGCGACGTCGCCGTGCTCGACACGAACGAGTTCATCCTCGACGTCGCCGCGGCCTGCGACATCCGGATGTGGCCCATCGCGGCGGACGGCAAGTACAAGGACATCGAGGCGATGGCGGACGGGGAGCTCGACCTGGCGATCTTCAACGGGGCGATTCGCACCAGCGAGAACGAGCACATCGCGAAGCTGCTGCGGAAGAAGAGCAAGACGATGGTGGCCTTCGGCTCCTGCGCCCACCTCGGCGGGATCCCGGCCATGGCGAACCAGTTCAACAAGGAGGAGATCTTCGAGAAGGCGTACCTGAAGAACCCCTCGATCCAGGAAGGGAACGCGGCGGTCCCGACGCCGCACACCAGGGTGGAGGCAGGGGAGCTCGAGATTCCGGTGTTCTACAAGCGTGTCTACAAGCTGGACGATATCGTGGACGTGGACTACTACCTCCCGGGATGCCCCCCGGCGCCCGAGCAGGTCAAGGCGGTGCTGAAGCTCATCGTGAGCGGCGGTCCGCTCCCCGCGAAGGGGAGCGTGGTCGGCGCCTCCGACCGCGCGCTCTGCGACGACTGCCAGCGGAAAAAGGAAGAGAAGATGGTCAAGCAGTTCCACCGCCCGTGGCAGATCCTCCAGGACCCCGAGCGGTGCCTCATGGAGCAGGGGATCCTTTGCGCCGGCTCGGCGACGCGGTCGGGGTGCGGCGTCCGCTGCCCGAACAGCAACATGCCCTGCCGCGGATGCTACGGGCCGCTTCCCGGCGTAGTGGACCAGGGAGCGAAGATCCTCAGCGCCGTTTCTTCGATCATCGACAGCAAGGATCCCGCGGAAATCGAGAAGATCCTTGAAGGTATCCAAGATATCACCGGCTACGCCTACCGGTTCGGGATGGCGGCGTCGTTACTGCAGAGGAGCGTCCGCTGA
- a CDS encoding hydrogenase iron-sulfur subunit: MGFEPRIVGFLCNWCSYTGADLAGTSRIKYQPNVSVIRVMCSARIDPTFVLKALATGADGVIVCGCHPGDCHYSEGNYKTMRRFPLLKKMLKDFGVEEDRVRLEWVSASEGQRFSEVINEMTDKVRALGPSRIRISLDADKVER, translated from the coding sequence ATGGGCTTCGAGCCACGTATAGTCGGGTTCCTCTGCAACTGGTGCTCCTACACCGGCGCCGACCTCGCGGGGACGAGCCGGATCAAGTACCAGCCCAACGTCAGCGTCATCCGCGTGATGTGCTCCGCCCGGATCGATCCGACCTTCGTCCTGAAGGCGCTCGCCACGGGAGCGGACGGCGTGATCGTCTGCGGCTGCCACCCCGGCGATTGCCACTATTCCGAGGGGAATTACAAGACCATGCGGCGCTTCCCGCTGTTGAAGAAGATGCTCAAGGACTTCGGGGTCGAGGAAGATCGGGTCCGCCTGGAATGGGTCAGCGCCAGCGAGGGGCAGCGCTTCTCCGAGGTCATCAACGAGATGACCGACAAGGTCCGCGCGCTCGGCCCGAGCAGGATCCGGATATCGCTGGACGCCGACAAGGTCGAGAGGTGA
- a CDS encoding CoB--CoM heterodisulfide reductase iron-sulfur subunit A family protein, translating to MKTECKVGVYVCNCGTNIAKMVDCDAVAEYAKTQPGVVVCKAYKYMCSNPGQEMIIKDVQELKLDRVVVAACSPRMHEPTFRGAIEKAGLNPYFFEMANIREQCSWVHENKEQATEKAKALTCAAVRRVQRHEPFERQSVPMHPATLVIGGGIAGLTAAVELSGAGQPVYLVEKDDHLGGNVARIDLTSPYLDSARDLLAERIAQVTRHPKVTVLLRSEVESISGYIGNFKVVAKTEGGGSSQFDVGSIIVCTGFQEFDASKTSRYGYSTLPNVITSYELEKMLREGQVHTKDGRAPKYVTLVNCVGSRSKETHPYCSRVCCMTALKYGHEIRSAVPGVKITNLYTDMNAFGKGCEEFYRRSAEKGTVFMMYDKWQRGKVRVASKDDGCELLMVVKELLSGEEVEIPSDLIVLMVGMEPRPDSGKVARLVNISRDRDGWFIESHPKLDPVATTTDGVFIAGACQSPKDIPETVAQARATAARILAKICQGQIWVEPVYAEINENACSGCRMCNELCPYSAIEYDPVKKRSSIISVMCKACGTCVAACPSGAIKARHFTDQQIFEQIEGVLEWASSHV from the coding sequence ATGAAAACCGAATGCAAGGTCGGCGTATACGTCTGCAATTGCGGCACGAACATCGCGAAGATGGTCGATTGCGACGCGGTGGCCGAGTACGCGAAAACCCAGCCCGGCGTGGTCGTCTGCAAGGCCTACAAGTACATGTGCTCCAATCCGGGTCAGGAGATGATCATCAAGGACGTGCAGGAGCTGAAGCTCGACCGGGTCGTCGTCGCCGCCTGCAGCCCCCGGATGCACGAGCCGACGTTTCGCGGCGCCATCGAGAAGGCGGGGCTGAACCCCTACTTCTTCGAGATGGCCAACATCCGCGAGCAGTGCAGCTGGGTGCACGAGAACAAGGAGCAGGCCACCGAGAAGGCGAAGGCGCTGACCTGCGCGGCCGTCCGGCGCGTGCAGCGCCACGAGCCGTTCGAACGGCAGTCCGTGCCGATGCACCCGGCGACGCTGGTCATCGGGGGAGGCATCGCCGGGCTGACCGCAGCCGTCGAGCTGTCCGGCGCGGGGCAGCCCGTCTACCTGGTGGAGAAGGACGACCACCTCGGCGGAAACGTGGCCCGGATCGACCTGACCTCGCCCTACCTCGATTCCGCCCGGGACCTGCTCGCCGAGCGCATCGCGCAGGTCACCCGGCATCCGAAGGTCACCGTCCTGCTCCGGTCCGAAGTCGAGTCGATTTCCGGCTACATCGGGAACTTCAAGGTAGTCGCGAAGACGGAGGGCGGCGGGAGCAGCCAGTTCGACGTCGGGAGCATCATCGTCTGCACCGGCTTCCAGGAATTCGACGCGTCGAAGACGTCCCGCTACGGCTACAGCACCCTGCCCAACGTCATCACCTCCTACGAGCTGGAGAAGATGCTCCGGGAGGGGCAGGTGCACACGAAGGACGGCCGGGCGCCGAAATACGTGACCCTCGTCAACTGCGTCGGCAGCCGAAGCAAGGAGACCCACCCCTACTGCTCGAGGGTGTGCTGCATGACCGCGCTGAAGTACGGCCACGAGATCCGCTCCGCCGTTCCGGGCGTGAAGATCACCAACCTCTACACGGACATGAACGCGTTCGGAAAGGGGTGCGAGGAATTCTACCGGCGCAGCGCGGAAAAAGGCACGGTGTTCATGATGTACGACAAGTGGCAGCGCGGCAAGGTCCGCGTCGCGTCGAAGGACGACGGCTGCGAGCTGCTGATGGTGGTGAAGGAGCTGCTCTCCGGGGAGGAGGTCGAGATCCCGTCCGACCTGATCGTGCTGATGGTCGGCATGGAGCCGCGCCCCGACTCCGGGAAGGTCGCCCGCCTGGTCAACATCAGCCGCGACCGGGACGGGTGGTTCATCGAAAGCCATCCGAAGCTCGACCCTGTGGCCACGACGACCGACGGCGTGTTCATCGCGGGGGCGTGCCAGTCGCCGAAGGACATCCCCGAGACGGTCGCCCAGGCCCGCGCGACCGCCGCGCGGATCCTGGCGAAGATCTGCCAGGGGCAGATCTGGGTCGAGCCGGTGTACGCCGAGATCAACGAGAACGCATGCTCCGGCTGCCGGATGTGCAACGAGCTCTGCCCGTATTCGGCGATCGAGTACGACCCGGTGAAGAAGCGCAGCAGCATCATCAGCGTCATGTGCAAGGCGTGCGGAACCTGCGTCGCGGCCTGCCCGTCCGGCGCGATCAAGGCGAGGCATTTCACGGATCAGCAGATCTTTGAACAGATCGAGGGGGTGCTGGAATGGGCTTCGAGCCACGTATAG
- a CDS encoding 4Fe-4S dicluster domain-containing protein produces the protein MAVRSNPNLLEELKHYGADDVSKCFHCGNCTATCPLSKEPFLFPRKSMRYLQMGLGDKLKGNLEPWLCYYCGDCSEQCPREAEPGETMMSMRRWLTSKYDITGLSRLFYESPAAEVLAILALGALTGIGFYWFGLTFGGGDFSIYSGEKAFLPAHTEGNFFGLGLNVHTFDWLMGAFLGGLLAVNCLRMWWFTTGSRKDMKVPPGTYIKNAILLPWHFITQKRYSECEKKTPWVVHLILMLSYLTLLVLIMVFLHHMHAAQTHWVHIFGYAATVGLLGTTLYAMNGRWKKTEAHYKYSHESDMIFLYMLLYVGTTGILQNFAFRVLGNGTLANFMYIVHMMGVVPMLVLEVPFSKWGHLAYRPYAMYLAAVQADVLAQRDAAKGIQEPALVPQKQMIA, from the coding sequence ATGGCCGTCCGATCGAACCCGAACCTGCTTGAGGAACTGAAGCATTACGGCGCCGACGACGTCTCCAAGTGCTTCCACTGCGGGAACTGCACCGCGACCTGCCCGCTTTCGAAAGAGCCCTTCCTCTTTCCGCGGAAGTCCATGCGGTACCTCCAGATGGGGCTGGGAGACAAGCTGAAGGGAAACCTCGAGCCCTGGCTGTGCTACTACTGCGGCGACTGCTCGGAGCAGTGCCCGCGGGAAGCGGAGCCCGGCGAGACGATGATGAGCATGCGCCGGTGGCTCACCTCCAAGTACGACATCACCGGGCTTTCCAGGCTGTTCTACGAATCCCCGGCAGCCGAGGTCCTTGCCATCCTGGCCCTCGGCGCCCTGACCGGCATCGGCTTCTACTGGTTCGGCCTGACCTTCGGCGGCGGCGACTTCAGCATCTACAGCGGCGAGAAGGCATTCCTCCCCGCGCACACCGAGGGAAACTTCTTCGGGCTCGGCCTGAACGTCCACACGTTCGACTGGCTCATGGGCGCCTTCCTCGGCGGGTTGCTGGCGGTCAACTGCCTCCGCATGTGGTGGTTCACGACCGGAAGCCGGAAAGACATGAAGGTCCCCCCGGGCACCTACATCAAAAACGCGATCCTGCTGCCGTGGCATTTCATCACCCAGAAGCGGTACAGCGAGTGCGAAAAGAAGACGCCGTGGGTCGTCCATCTCATCCTGATGCTCAGCTACCTCACGCTGCTGGTCCTGATCATGGTGTTCCTGCACCACATGCACGCCGCGCAGACGCACTGGGTGCACATCTTCGGGTACGCGGCCACCGTCGGTCTCCTCGGCACGACGCTCTATGCCATGAACGGCCGCTGGAAGAAGACCGAGGCCCACTACAAGTATTCCCACGAATCCGACATGATCTTCCTGTACATGCTCCTCTATGTCGGAACGACGGGCATCCTCCAGAACTTCGCGTTCCGGGTCCTCGGGAACGGGACGCTCGCGAACTTCATGTACATCGTCCACATGATGGGGGTGGTCCCGATGCTCGTCCTCGAGGTCCCCTTCAGCAAGTGGGGGCACCTCGCGTATCGGCCGTACGCAATGTACCTGGCGGCGGTCCAGGCGGACGTTTTGGCGCAGCGTGATGCGGCGAAAGGGATCCAGGAACCCGCACTGGTCCCCCAGAAGCAGATGATCGCATAG
- a CDS encoding CoB--CoM heterodisulfide reductase iron-sulfur subunit A family protein: MVKELRTGVYICQAGIGAADSVDLQAVADYAERLSGVVLIEVVDGDRKIDPILLAEQIRKEKLDRIVIAADSPGYFKPVFTRAMALAGGNAESIVLASFFGNGAGMPGSTERAKAILCCAVQGVPFGLGASPKYKDVHPDTLVIGGGVGGIQVSLEIAGAGKKVYLVEKGGTIGGKMAMFDKTFPTLDCAACILTPKMVAVGQDKNIDLMTYAEVVGVSGSPGAYRVKVLKHARRVDEVACVACNACAEVCPTIVPSEFDAGISTRKAIYIPFPQAVPNSFLVDEKACLWVQSEGKKCGACVKKCAKEAIHLDAKDEEVELTVGNIVVATGYQVFDASRIERYGYGRLPNVITALEYERLTNASGPTGGNIVMKALKHNKRRKIDEWAFTPENPKPKDVAIIHCIGSRDQNYNRYCSRVCCMYSLKFAHLVREKLPEANCYEFYIDMRAYGKNYEEFLERIHEEGVFLVRGRTAKIVEQGGRMAVKGEDILSGKVLDIPVDMAILSVGLEPVADSERLAGLLGIARDADGWYAERNYNGDPTGTERGGIFVAGVCQGPKDIPDTVAQASEVAARVLKSILSGRIQDSLNRLTLSDIESSVRPRAQA, encoded by the coding sequence ATGGTCAAAGAGCTGAGAACGGGAGTTTACATCTGTCAGGCGGGAATCGGCGCCGCCGACAGCGTCGACCTGCAGGCAGTCGCGGATTACGCCGAAAGACTCTCCGGCGTCGTCCTGATCGAGGTCGTGGACGGCGACCGGAAGATCGATCCGATCCTCCTTGCGGAACAAATCCGAAAAGAAAAGCTCGACCGGATCGTCATCGCGGCGGACTCCCCCGGCTACTTCAAGCCGGTGTTCACCCGTGCGATGGCGCTGGCCGGGGGAAACGCGGAAAGCATCGTCCTGGCGTCGTTCTTCGGGAACGGCGCCGGCATGCCGGGCTCGACCGAGCGCGCGAAGGCCATCCTGTGCTGCGCCGTCCAGGGGGTCCCCTTCGGCCTGGGGGCGTCCCCGAAATACAAAGACGTCCATCCCGACACGCTCGTGATCGGCGGCGGCGTCGGCGGCATCCAGGTATCCCTGGAGATCGCGGGCGCCGGGAAGAAGGTCTACCTGGTGGAGAAGGGCGGCACCATCGGCGGGAAGATGGCGATGTTCGACAAGACCTTCCCGACCCTGGACTGCGCCGCCTGCATCCTCACCCCGAAGATGGTCGCGGTGGGCCAGGACAAGAACATCGACCTGATGACGTATGCGGAGGTCGTGGGAGTCAGCGGCTCTCCGGGGGCGTACAGGGTGAAGGTATTGAAGCACGCGCGGCGGGTCGACGAGGTGGCGTGCGTCGCCTGCAACGCCTGCGCCGAGGTCTGCCCGACCATCGTGCCGAGCGAGTTCGACGCGGGGATCAGCACCCGGAAGGCGATCTACATCCCCTTCCCCCAGGCGGTACCCAACTCCTTCCTGGTCGACGAGAAGGCGTGCCTCTGGGTCCAGAGCGAAGGCAAGAAGTGCGGCGCTTGCGTCAAGAAATGCGCCAAGGAAGCGATCCACCTCGATGCGAAGGACGAGGAGGTCGAGCTGACGGTAGGCAACATCGTCGTCGCCACCGGCTACCAGGTCTTCGACGCCTCGAGGATCGAGCGGTACGGGTACGGGAGGTTGCCCAACGTCATCACGGCGCTGGAGTACGAGCGGCTGACCAACGCCTCGGGCCCCACCGGCGGAAACATCGTGATGAAGGCGCTGAAGCACAACAAGCGCAGGAAGATCGACGAATGGGCGTTCACCCCCGAAAATCCCAAGCCGAAGGACGTGGCGATCATCCACTGCATCGGCTCGCGCGACCAGAACTACAACCGTTACTGCTCGCGGGTATGCTGCATGTACTCCCTGAAGTTCGCCCACCTCGTCCGCGAGAAGCTTCCCGAGGCCAACTGCTACGAGTTCTACATCGACATGCGCGCCTACGGGAAGAACTACGAGGAGTTCCTCGAGCGGATCCACGAGGAGGGGGTCTTCCTCGTCCGCGGGCGCACGGCCAAGATCGTGGAGCAGGGCGGGCGGATGGCGGTCAAGGGCGAAGACATCCTCAGCGGGAAGGTGCTCGACATCCCCGTCGACATGGCGATCCTCTCCGTGGGCCTCGAGCCGGTGGCCGATTCGGAGCGTCTGGCGGGACTGCTCGGGATCGCCAGGGACGCCGACGGCTGGTACGCCGAAAGGAACTACAATGGCGACCCGACCGGGACGGAGCGGGGGGGGATCTTCGTCGCCGGCGTCTGCCAGGGGCCGAAGGACATCCCCGACACCGTGGCGCAGGCCTCGGAAGTCGCGGCCCGCGTTCTCAAGAGCATTCTCAGCGGTCGCATCCAGGACAGCCTGAACCGGTTGACGCTCTCCGATATCGAATCGAGCGTCCGGCCCCGGGCCCAAGCGTGA